The window CGGGAGGCGGCCAGGATGAAAGAAGCCACGATCCCAGAGAGAGCCGCCGGGATCACCACCCGAGTCGCCACCTCCAGGCGCGTGGCGCCCAGGGCATAAGCGGCCTCCCGCAGGGAAGCCGGGACCGCATAAAGAACATCCTCGCTCAGAGAGGAGATCAAGGGGATGATCATCACACCCATCGTCAGGCCAGCGCTGAGGGCATTGAAGGCCTCCAGATCGGGAACGATCTGCTTCAGAAGGGGCGTCACTGTGAGCAGAGCGAAATACCCGTAGACCACCGTTGGGATTCCAGCCAAGACCTCCAGGGCGGGCTTCAATACCGCCCGCATGCGGGGTGGTGCATATTCGCTAAGATACACCGCGCTCAGCAACCCCACCGGCATCGCCAGAGCCAGGGCCACCGCCGAGGTCAGGAATGTCCCCACTACCAGTGGCATGATCCCAAAACGCTTCTGAGCGAAAAGAGGCGTCCACTGGGTATCCAACAGGAACTCCCGTAGGGAAACTTGCTGGAAGAAAGGCAGCGCCTCGGCGAGCAGGATGGCCACAATGCCGAGGGTCGTGAACACCGAGACCATGGCCGCGAAGAACAGCACGGCCTGAACCGCCAGCTCCCC is drawn from Thermoflexus sp. and contains these coding sequences:
- the pstC gene encoding phosphate ABC transporter permease subunit PstC; this translates as MGITARTAVGTSAVRFQRGVAARWRERGELAVQAVLFFAAMVSVFTTLGIVAILLAEALPFFQQVSLREFLLDTQWTPLFAQKRFGIMPLVVGTFLTSAVALALAMPVGLLSAVYLSEYAPPRMRAVLKPALEVLAGIPTVVYGYFALLTVTPLLKQIVPDLEAFNALSAGLTMGVMIIPLISSLSEDVLYAVPASLREAAYALGATRLEVATRVVIPAALSGIVASFILAASRAIGETMIVAIAAGQRPILTLDPRRAIETMTAYIVQVSLGDVPHGTLEFRTIFAVGLVLFLLTLALNLIAMRIIERYREIYR